Genomic window (Streptomyces sp. LX-29):
CAAGTCCACCACCGGGCGGCTGCTGACCCGGCTGCTGGAACCCACGGCGGGCCGGATCGCCTACCGAGGCGAGGACATCACCCATGCGCGTCGCCGCGCCCTGGCCCCGGTCCGCTCCCAGATCCAGATGATCTTCCAGGATCCGTACTCCTCGCTGAACCCCCGGCAGACGGTGGGCGCGATCATCTCCGGCCCGATGGAGATCAACGACATCCGCCCACCGGGCGGCCGCGAGGCACGCGTACGCGAGCTGCTGGAGGTGGTCGGCCTCAGCCCGGAGCACTACAACCGCTTCCCCCACGAGTTCTCCGGCGGCCAGCGCCAGCGCATCGGCATCGCGCGCGCCCTGGCCCTGGAACCGAGGCTCATCGTCGCGGACGAACCCGTCTCGGCGCTGGACGTCTCCATCCAGGCCCAGGTCGTCAACCTGCTCCAGCAGCTCCAGCGCGAGCTGGGCATCGCCTTCCTCTTCATCGCCCACGACCTGGCCGTGGTACGACACTTCTCCCAGCGGGTGGCGGTGATGTACCTGGGCAAGATCGTGGAGGTCGGCGACCGGGACGCGATCTACGGACGGCCCAGGCACCCCTACACGCACGCCCTGCTGTCGGCGGTCCCGGAGGCGGACGCCCTGATCGACGCGGACGAGGACGGCGAGGTGGCGTCCTCACCCCCCACCCGCCGCGACCGCATCCGCCTGCAGGGCGACGTCCCCTCCCCCGTCACCCCGCCGTCGGGCTGCCGCTTCCGGACACGCTGCTGGAAGGCACAGGAGAAGTGCGCCCAGGAAGAACCGCCGCTGGCCCGCGCGGAGGGAAGCGCGGAGGGTCACCTGACGGCTTGCCACTTTCCAGAGGCGCCTACGCTCGCGGGGCGGGGCGAGGATGTGGTACTGGATCCGGCGCTGCGGGCCACCGAGTCGAGGGATGGCAAGCCGGGCTGAGCAGGCTGTTGTCAGTCTGTCCACGACAAATCAGTAGTCGTTCGGATTCACACCTTCAGGGGAGCGATAGCCCGGGGATACAACGGCGAAGTAGATGAGGTCTTCCTGGGAAGCATTCGGAGATTGTTTGGGCTTGGTGCTCCTGATCAAGAGTTCGGCGTGCACTGAAAAATCATCCTTCTCATGGATGGCTTTGATCTGCAACTGGCGCGCCTTGGAATTTGCGTGACCATACTTCGTAAGTCGCCATCCCTTCTTCGGCAGCTCGTCACGCAAGCGCTCGAACCCGCGAGTCAACTCTTCCGGGGAGAGCTCCGAGACAGACCAGGAGTGCCGAACACTGTACTCCCCGTCCTCCTGGTCATAGGTCACCGCTCTAGGACCACCCGGCGAGACTTCTCCACGAAGTCTGGTGGTATCGAGTAGGTCACTGGACAACTGGCTGGCCAATTTTTCCGCCGCCTTAGGGTGAACTTCCTTCAAAGCCTCACCAGAATGCCCCATAGAACTACACCCCGCGATGTTCAGGAGGACTGCAGTAGCGGCGAGAGCCAAGCCACGCCGACGCGTTTTCCGAATCCGAGCAACACTAGTCATCGACAAGCTCCACTTCATCATAGAGCCCCGCAACGACTCTTGCCTGATTCAGGATACTGAGACTCGGCTCACCCTTCTCCCGGTCATACTTCCAGTATCCGCTATGCCCCTCCGTATCAGTAGCCATCTGGTTGGCGCCGAAGCTGTCGTCGCTCGGAATGGCCTTACCGAAAGGGCCCAGCCATCCCTGGAACCAACGACCCGCTTCCGGTACCGCATCACCGTCGGCATCCTCATTCCACACATGCCCCTTGGGCACGTCCAACCTCTCAGCCTTCTGCACCTCAACGGTCGGACTCCCCGCGAAGACTATGTCGTCCGCGCCCAGGTGCCCCTGACGAGCAGCGGAACCGATGAGCGTGCACCCGTAAGAGTGCCCAATCGCGGTGATACGGCTATCCGCTCCTGAAGTGTTGGCCGCATTGAGACCATCGATGAATTTGTTGAATGCGGGCGCCCCGTCGTCTGCATATTTGTAGCTGAGAGCATCCGATTGAACAGTCTGCGGCGCATCGTAGCCGACCCAGGTGACGGTCGAGACGCTCTTTCCCTTCGCTACCTGACCAACCGTCTCATGCATATCGACCATGCGGTTAATGTCCCCCTCGAGATTACCGAGCCCCGATTTGGTGCCAGGGACATATACAGCGGTATGGTCGGCGGTGTCGGGATTTCCATTGGCGATGATGGCACGCCCTCCGCCTTCCGTACTGAAACCCAGCAGATACGCCTCGGGCAGACCGTCCTTGCCTCCTGTTCTATCGAAGCGGCTCTGGATGTCATCCATGCCCTTGATCTGCTCCTCAAATTTCTTACGCTTGGCGTCCCATTCATCCCACTCGTGGCTCGTGATGGTCACGGCCTCCTTATGTTGAATGGTCTTGGGTCGACCGTCTTTCGGCTGGCTCGCGCTGTGGTGAGCCAGAGCTATTTCAATCTCGGCACGTTTCTCTGCCAGCACGGTGCGGTTTGCCTCATTGCGGACCTCTGCGGGAAGGCCGTCGAGGCCACCAATACTGTCGGGCTGCAGAGTGATCAGGGCATCCTGCTGGTCCGGGGACAGGCCCTTCCACCACTTGGCGTTATCTGCCGGACTGCCTTTCTTGGGCAGGTCCTTGATGTCGTCCAAGTAGTCCTTCGCTGCCTTGCGGACCCCCTCCGTGTCCCCCTTCGCATCGATCCAGTCCTCATCGGACACCGTCAGATCGTCATCCGCCCTCAGCTGCCGCAACTTCGGCGCCCACAGGTCGTCCGCCTCCGTGGCCTCCTGGATGGCCTGGGCGATGCGGTTGGCGATCTCTGCCGCCTTGGCGTAGTTCGGGTTGGGGTTGAAGTTGGCCGCCTGGTCCTGGAGCGACTTCGCCGGGTCGGGTGACTCGTCGATCGCGGCCAAGCCCGTCTTGGGCCGCTTCGCGATACCGGCGACCTTGCCACCCGCCGGAACCTTGCCGTCCGTCTCCTTCTCGCCTGCCGCCGGATAGCTCACCGAGCCGTCGGAGTTGACCGTGAACTTCTCGGCTTCCGCATCCCCGACCGCCCTGTCCAGCTTGCGCTTCGCCTCCCGCAGCTCCGCGGCCAGCGCGTTGAGACCCGTGCTCACCAGGCCGCACTCGACCTGGACGTAGTGGAAGTTCTTCGAGAGCTCGGACAGCTGTCCCAGAGCCGCCGTCAGAGCCTGCCCGTCGAGATCCTCCCGCATCTTGGCGGTGATCTGCCGCTCCAGAGCCTCCTTGGCGTGCTGCGCCATGTTGCTCGTCGACTGGTAACCGTCGGCCGCGCCCTCGAACTCAGCCGGATTAAGCCGCTTCAGCGTCGTGTAGTCCATGACTTCAGATCACCCCTTGCCCTTGCCGCCCAGAGCCGGGGTGTCCGCGTAGCTGGTGACGAGCATGTTGAACCCGGTGGCAACATCCGTCTCGTACTCGGCGAAGTTGTTCGCCGCGTACTGGAGTTGCGACTGAAGCCCGGTGCACCTACCGGCCACGCTGGTCAGGTACGTCTTCCACGAGTCGTACACGTCCCGCTGAGCCACCGCGCTCTTCACCCCGCCGGCTCCACTGGTGTCCCCCGCGCCTACGCCCTTCTGCCCCTCCGTCAGCTTCGTCTTGGCGGTGCTGACGTTCTGTTCGAGCTTGCCGACGCTGCTCGCGGCCGTCGTCCAGGCCGTCTTGCTGGTCTTGAGCCTGTCCGAGCCGCCCCCACCGGTCTTCCCCTTCGCGCTCGCCAGGTTCATCCCGAAGCTCGCAAGGACCCCGCCCGCCATGTCACTCGTGCCCTTCTGCGTTCTGTGACGACACAACGACGCAGAGCATATGGCGGTTCTCGATCAAGGACCTGAGTACGGGTACTCAGATCGGCAATTCGTGCTCGACGCCTCGTGACTACGCCGGTCCGGGGCTCCGCGGCGCCGTCTTCGGGGTCTCCTCGGCGAAGTGACACGCCGACGGGTGTGCGGCGGGGACGTCCAGGCCGCGGAAGACCGGGGGGACCGCAAGCAGCGGTACCTCCAGTTCGCAGCGCAGTCGCGCCTTCCAGCAGCGGGTGCGGAAGCGGCAGCCGGAGGGTGGGGCGGCCGGGGAGGGGATTTCGCCGTGGAGGAGGATGCGCTCGCGGCGGTGGCGGGCGTCCGGGTCGGGGACGGGGACAGCGGAGAGCAGGGCCTGGGTGTACGGATGGGTGGGGTGCTCGTAGATCTCGGTGTCGGTGCCGGTCTCGGCGAACCGGCCCAGGTACATCACCGCGACCCGGTCGGAGATGTGCCGCACTACCGACAGGTCGTGGGCGATGAAGACGTAAGCGAGGTCGAACTCGTCCTGGAGGCGCTCCATCAGGTTGACGACCTGGGCCTGTACGGAGACGTCGAGGGCGGAGACCGGCTCGTCGGCCACGATGACCTCGGGGCGCAGCGCCAGCCCGCGGGCGATGCCGACGCGCTGCCGCTGGCCGCCGGAGAACTGGTGGGGATAGCGGTTGACGTACTCGGGGTTGAGGCCGACCACGTCGAGCAGCTCCTGGACACGGCGGCGGCGGTCCCCCTTGGGCGCCGCCTCCGGGTGGATCTCGAAGGGCTCGCCGATGATGTCGCCGACCGTCATCCGGGGGTTGAGCGAGGTGTACGGGTCCTGGAAGACCATCTGGATGTTGCGGCGGACCGCCTTGAGGGCCCGGCCTGACAGCTTGGTGATGTCCTCGCCCTTGAAGAGGACCTCGCCCGCGGTGGGTCGTTCCAGCGACACCAAGAGCTTGGCGACGGTGGACTTGCCGCAGCCGGACTCGCCGACGATGCCCAGCGTCTCGCCGCGGTGGAGCTCGAAGGAGACGCCGTCCACGGCCCTGACCGCGCCCACCGGCTTCTTGACCACGACGCCCCGGGTGAGGGGGTAGTGCTTGACCAGGTCGCGCACGACGAGGATGGGGTCATCGCCGCTCACCGAGGGTCTCCTTCCAGAAGTGGCAGGCGCTGGTCCGGCCGGGGGCGACGTCGGCGAGCGGCGGCGGGTCGGTGCGGCAGACGTCCCGCGCGCGGGGGCAGCGCGGGTGGAAGGGGCAGCCCGACGGGAGGCGCCCCGGGCCGGGCGGCAGGCCCTTGATGGCGTACAGCTCGCCGCCCCCGCGGTCCAGGCGGGGGACGGAGTCCAGCAGGCCGCGGGTGTACGGGTGGGCGGGTGCCGCGTAGAGCTCGGCCACGGGCGCGGTCTCCACGATCCGCCCCGCGTACATCACCGCGATGGTGTCGGCGACGTCCGCCACCACCCCCAGGTCGTGGGTGATCAGGATGAGCCCCATGGCGCGTTCTCGGCGCAGCTCCGCGAGCAACTCCATCACCTGGGCCTGGACGGTGACGTCCAGCGCGGTCGTGGGCTCGTCCGCGATGATCAGGTCCGGCTCCAGCGCCAGCGCCATCGCGATCATGATGCGCTGCCGCATGCCACCCGAGAACTGGTGCGGATAGTCCCCCGCCCGGTCCCGGGCCGCCGGGATGCCCACCCGTTCCATCAGCTCCACCGCCCTGGCCCGGGCGTCCCGGCGGGACATGCCCCGGTGCACCCGGTACATCTCGCCGAGCTGGGTGCCCACCGGCACCACGGGGTTGAGCGCGGAGAGCGCGTCCTGGAAGACCATCGCCATCTGGGCGCCGCGCACCCTCCGCCGCTCCTCGCGGCCGGCGGTGAGCAGGTCGCGCCCCCGGAAGAGGACCCGACCGCCGGTCACCCGGGCCGGTGGGGAGTCGAGGATGCCCATCACGGCCTGGGCGGTCACCGACTTCCCGGATCCGGACTCGCCGAGCACGGCGAGTGTGCGCCCCGCGTCGACGGCGCAGCTGACGCCGTCGACGGCCCGCACCACGCCCTCTCTCGTGCGGAACTCGACCCGCAGGTCCCGCACCTCCAGCAGCCTGGTCATCGCGCGAACTCCTCAGCGCAGCTTGGGGTCGAGGGCGTCGCGCACCGCGTCGCCGAGCATGATGAACGCCAGCACCGTCAGGCTCAGCGCGGCGGCCGGCCAGAGCAGCATGTGCGGGGCGTTGCGGATGTGGCTGGAGGCGGCGGAGATGTCGATGCCCCAGGAGACGGTGGGCGGCTTGAGCCCCACGCCGAGGAAGGACAGCGTCGCCTCCAGCGCGATGTAGGTGCCCAGCGCGATGGTCGCCACCACGATGACCGGGGCGACGGCGTTGGGGGCGATGTGGCGCAGCAGCAGCCGGCCGTCGCCCGCCCCGAGCGCCCGCGCGGCCTGCACATAGTCCGTCTCCCGGACGGTGACCACCGAGCCGCGCGCGATGCGGGCCAGCTGCGGCCAGCCCAGCAGCACGATGAAGCCGACCACCGGCCAGATCGATCCCCCGGTCACCACGGAGAGGAACACCAGCCCGCCCAGCACGATCGGGATGCCGAAGAAGACGTCCGCCACCCGGGACAGCAGCGCGTCCCCCCAGCCGCCGTAGAAGCCGGCCAGCCCGCCGAGCAGGCCGCCCAGCAGCAGGACGCCGGCGGTGGCGCAGACGCCGACGGTCATGGAGGCACGCGCTCCGTACACGGTGCGGGTGTAGACGTCGCAGCCCTGCGCGTCGAAGCCGAAGGGGTGGCCGGGCGAGGCGCCCTCCTGGGCCCGGGCCAGCTCGCAGTGGAGCGGATCGCCGGTGGCGACGGACTGCGGCCAGACGGCGATGACCAGGAGGAAGAGGATCAGCAGGGCGGAGATTACGAAGACCGGGTTGCGGATCAGGTCGTGCCAGGCGTCCGACCACAGCCCCCGGGGCCGCTCCGACGGGTCGCCGCGCCGCCGCTTCCCGGGCCCGCGCTCCAGCGTCTCGGCCTCGCCGGTGGCCAGGTCCAGCGCGCCGCCGCCGGTGGGTGCGATGGCCTCGCGACCGTCGTACGGGGGCTGCTCAGGCATAGCGGATCCTCGGGTCGAGCACGGCGTACAGGAGGTCGACGAGCAGGTTCGCCAGCAGGAAGATCAGCACCAGGATGGTCACGAAGCCGACCACGGTGGGCGAGTTCTGCCGCAGGATGCCCTGGTAGAGCTGGTAGCCCACGCCGTGGATGTTGAAGATCCGCTCGGTGACGATGGCGCCGCCCATCAGCGCGCCGATGTCGGCTCCGATGAAGGTCACCACCGGGATCAGCGAGGTCCGCAGCAGATGGCGGGTGATGATCCGGCGCCGCGGCAGCCCCTTGGCCACGGCGGTGCGCACATGGTCGGCGCGGGCGTTCTCGACGATCGAGGTGCGGGTGAGCCGGGTGGTGTACGCCAGCGAGGTCAGCGCCAGCACCAGCCCGGGCAGCAGCAGTTCGCCCAGCGGCGCTCCGGGCGGCACCGTGGGGCTCACCCAGCCCCACTCCACGCCGAACAGCAGCTGGAGCACATAGCCGCTGACGAAGGTGGGCACGGAGACCACGACCAGCGTCAGCAGCAGCACCGAGCTGTCCAGCGCGCGTCCGCGGCGCAGTCCGGTGAGGACGCCGAGGCTGATGCCGACGAGCAGTTCGATGAAGACGGCGACCAGCGTGAGCCGCAGGGTGACGGGGAAGGAGAGGGCCATCAGCGCGGTGACCTCGTCGCCGTTGAAGGCGGTGCCGAAGTCGCCCCGGAAGATCTGCCCCATGTACAGCAGGTACTGCTTCCACAGCGGCTCGTCGAGGTGGAGTTCGGCGCGGATCCGGGCGGCGGTGGCGGGGTCGGGGGCCCGGTCGCCGAAGAGGGCGGCGACCGGGTCGCCCAGCGCGTAGACCATGAAGAAGATGAGGAAGGTGCTGCCGAGGAACACCGGAATCATCTGGAGCAGTCGCCGGAGCACATGGCGGCGCATCGCTCAGCCGACCCTGATCTGGTGGTAGACGGGGACGCTGAACTGGTTCAGGGCGACGTCGCGCAGTCGGCTGGAGTAGCCGGCGCTGCCGTTCTGGTACCAGAGCGGGATGGCCGCCATCTGGTCCCGCACCACCTCCTCGGCCCGCTGGAATTCGCGCACCGCGAGGACGGGGTCGGACTCGGCGTTGGCCCGGTCGATCAGCCGGTCGAACTCCCGGTCGCTCCAGTGGCCGTCGTTGGAGGAGGCGTCGGTGTAGTACAGCGGCTGGAGGAAGTTCTGGATCAGGGGGTAGTCCATCTGCCAGCCCGCGCGGAAGGGGCCCTTCATCGCCTTGGCGGCCATGCGGTTGCGGAAGTCGGCGAAGGTGCCGACGGGGTTGCCGACGCACGCCCGGTCCCGGCGCAGCGCGTTGTTGACGCTGTGGCAGACCGCGTCCACCCACTCCCGGTGCGAGCCGGTGTCCGCGTTGTAGGTGATCGTCATGCGCCCGCCGGGCAGCCCGCCGCCCTCCTCGATCAGCCGGCGTGCCCGCGCGGGGTCGTAGCGGCAGGCGGGCCCGCACAGCCCGGCCCGGTAGCCGCCGTCCGGGCCGAGGACCGGGGAGGTCCAGTCGGTGGCGGGGGTGCGGGTGCGGGCGAAGATCCGCCGGGTGATCTGCTCGCGGTCGATGGCCATCGAGATGCCGGTGCGCACCTTGACCGCGCCCGGCCCGGTCCAGTCCTTGTCGTAGAACGGGAAGGCGAGGGTCTGCAGGATGCCGGCGGGCTGGTTGACGTACCGGCCGTCCAGGTCGCTTCTGACGTTCTTCAGCTGGGCGGCGGGGACGTCGTCGACCAGGTCGAGGTTGCCGGCCTGGAGGTCGGTGTAGGCGGTGTTGCCGTCGGTGTAGACGCGCAGGTCCACGCCGTTGTTGCGGGCCTTGTCGGGGCCGGGGTAACCGCGCCAGGTGCGCAGCCGCATCGCCCAGCCGCGGTCGTACGAGGCCACCTGGTAGGGCCCGTTGCCGATGGGCTTGTCCAGCCACGCCCGGTGGTCGTCGAAGAACGCGCGCGGCAGCGGCGCGTAGGCGTTGTAGCCGAGCGTCTCCGGCCAGGTGGAGAACCTCTGCCGCAGGGTGACGGTGAAGGTCCGGTCGTCCTCGACCGACAGCCCCGACAGGGTGCGGGCGGTGGGGGCGCCGTGGTCCGGGTGGACCTTCTCGTAGCCCTGGATGTACTCGAAGAAGTAGGCGTTGCGCTGCCTGTTGTCGAGCAGCGCGGCGTAGTTCCAGGCGTCCACGAACGAGCGGGCGGTGACCGGCTCGCCGTTGCTGAAGGTCCAGCCCCGCTTGAGGGTGACGGTGTAGTGCCGCTGGTCGTCGGTGTCGATCCGCTCGGCGAGCATGTTCCGCGCCTCGCCGGTCTTCGGGTCGTAGCTCTTGAGCCCGCGGAAGATCATGTCGAGGACCTTGCCGCCCTGGACCTCGTTGGTGTTGGCCGGCTCCAGCGGGTTGGGCGGGTCGCCCCAGGAGGAGCGCACCACGCCGGGGGCGATGCCGTCGGCCTCGACCCCGCCGCCGCAGCCCGCGGCGGCCGGCGCGGCCAGCACGGTCAGCGCGACGCAGGCGGCCCGGGGGACACGGGCGGGTCCGCGCATGGGGTGCCTCCTCGAAGCCGGGATTCCTCCCGACTTAACCCCACATGACCCTTCCGACACGGCGTGTGACGCACCTTACGGGCCGGCCGGCCCGAGGACACGCCACCGACCGGGTGAAAGGCATCCGCGCCGGGTATGGAGCAGATAGTTCTCCGAAGTACGCAGTACCCCACAGACGCACCTCACCATGAGCGAACGGGGATACTCCGCGGTGATCGAGGACCTACCCACCATCGGGGTCGAGGAGGAGTTCCTCCTGACGGACCACGCCACACGGGCGCCGGTCCCCTGCGCCCCGGTGGTCATCAAGCGCGCTCGGGAGAGCCTCGGCGACCAGGTCGGCGACGAGTTCGTGCCCAGCATGCTGGAGACCCGCACCCGACCCGTCGCCACCCTGGGCGACCTGCGTCGGGAACTGCTGCGGCTGCGCGCGGGCGTGGCCGCGGCCGCCGCCGAGGTCGGCTGCCGGGCGGTGGCCTCCGGCACCCCGGTGGTGCCGCCCAGGGGCCGCCCCGAGGTCACCGACAAGGACCGCTATCTGCGGATGGTCGCCGAGTACGGCCCGCTCGCCACCGGCGACCAGGGGCTCGCCGTCTGCGGCTGCCACGTCCACCTCGGCGTCGCCGACCGGGACCACGCGGTGCGGCTCGGCAACCATCTGCGCGGCTGGCTGCCCACCCTCCAGTCGCTGGCCGGGAACTCGCCCTTCTACGCCGGCCAGGACTCCGGGTACGCCAGCTGGCGGACGATGCGCTGGGCGCAGTGGCCCGGCAGCGGCCCGACCCCGCATCTGCCGGACGCCGCGGCCTACGACGCGCTGGTCGACTCCCTGGTCGACTCCGGGATGCTGCTGGACCGCACGATGGTCTACTGGTACGCCCGTCCCTCCGAGCGCTTCCCCACGGTCGAGCTGCGGGTCGCCGACGTGAGCGCCGCGCCGGAGACGGTGCTGCTGGTGGCCGCCCTGGCCCGGGCGCTGGCGGCCGTGCTGCTGGCCGAGGTCCGGCATGGCACGCCCGCCCCCGCCATCCCCGACGCGCTGCTGCTCGCCGCGCACTGGCGCGCGGCCCGTGACGGTCTGGGCGGCGCCGGGGTCGACCTCCACAGCGGCCGGCCGCGCCCCGCCGTCGAGCTCGTCGACGCGCTGGTCGAGCGTGCCGCCCCCGGTCTGGAGGCCGCCGGGGACCTGGCGCTGGTCCGCGAGGTGTGGGGCCGGCTGCGGGCCACCGGCGACGGCGCGACGCGACAGCGCGCGGCGTTCCACCGCCGGGGCCGGCTGAGCGATGTGGTGGACGAGTTCGCCCTACCGGCGTGATCCGAGCCCGCCGGGCGGGCGGGCTCCGGGGGTCTCCGGGCGGGGCTCAGAGGTGTGCGCGCAGGTGCTCCGCGACGGCGCGGGTCCACGCGGTGAGCTCGCCCCGGTGGCCCACCCGCCCCTCGCACAGGACGGCGACCTGGGCGTCGCTGAGCCGGTTGGGGCCGGGCATGTCCAGCATGCGCGCCATCGACTGGAGCACGGTCGCCAGCCGCTCGGCGTCCGTGTGGCTCAGCATGACCAGCGCGTGGGTGTGGCCGAGCGTGGTGGAACCGGGCATCGGGGCCTCCTCTGGTCGGACCGCCGGCCCCCGTTCTTCACCGTACGACCGCCCCGGCCGCCGTCGCCACCGGCCACGGAACGCCGACGCGTACGACGGACGCCCGGGCCGATCGGTCGGTGACCGATCGGCCCGGGCGTCTCGCGGCGCGCGGCCCCTGAGCGGGCGCACCGCCCCTCAGCGGGGGCGGTCAGGCGTGGACGACGTCCTTCTCCTCTGCGAAGTGGCACGCCGAGGCGTGGGCGGCCAGCGAGTCGACGCCCTTGAAGCGCTCGGGGATCGCCAGCACCGGCACCTCCTTGGCGCACTTGTCCTCGGCCTTCCAGCAGCGGGTGCGGAAGCGGCACCCCGACGGCGGGTTGGCCGGGGAGGGCACGTCGCCGGTGAGGATGATCCGCTCGCGGCCCTCGCGGGAGCCGGGGTCCGGGACCGGGACCGCCGACAGCAGCGCCTGGGTGTAGGGGTGCGTCGGGTGGTCGTAGATCTCGGCGTCGGTGCCGATCTCCGCCATCTTGCCCAGGTACATCACGCCGACCCGGTCGGAGATGTGCCGGACGATGGACAGGTCGTGCGCGATGAAGATGTAGGACAGGTTGAACTCGTCCTGGAGCTTCTCCATCAGGTTGATGACCTGCGCCTGCACCGAGACGTCCAGCGCCGAGACCGGCTCGTCGCAGATGATGATCTCCGGGTTGAGCGCGAGGCCGCGGGCGATGCCGATGCGCTGGCGCTGACCGCCGGAGAACTGGTGCGGATAGCGGTTGATGTACTCCGGGTTGAGGCCGACGACCTCCAGGAGCTCCTGGACCTTGCGACGCCGGTCGCCCTTGGGAGCCACCTCCGAGTGGATCTCGAAGGGCTCGCCGATGATGTCGCCGACCGTCATCCGCGGGTTGAGCGAGGTGTACGGGTCCTGGAAGACCATCTGGATGTTGCGGCGCACGGCCTTCAGGGCCCGGCCGGACAGCTTGGTGATGTCCTGGCCCTTGTAGAAGACCTCGCCGGCGGTGGCCCGCTCCAGCGTCATCAGCAGCTTGGCGACGGTGGACTTGCCACAGCCGGACTCGCCGACGATGCCCAGCGTCTCGCCCTGGTAGAGGTCGAAGGAGACGCCGTCGACGGCCTTGACCGCGCCGACCTGCTTCTTGAACAGGATGCCCTGGGTCAGCGGGAAGTGCTTGACCAGGTTGCGGACCTGGAGGATCGGCTCCCCCCGCTCCACCGGCGCCTCGATCGCCGCGACCGCCTCGTCGACGGTCTCGGTCCGCGCCACCTCCACCTCGGAGACGGCGTCCTCGACGGACTCCTTGGCCACGGCCTCGTCGTTCTTCTTCGGCTCAGCCATGGATCGTCTCCTTCCAGAAGTGGCACCCGCTGCCGCGGCCCGGCAGCTCGGCGCCGTCCCGCTCGGTGACCTGGTGCAGTACCGGCACCTCTTCCCGGCAGATGTCCTGCGCCTGGGGGCAGCGCGGGTTGAAGGCGCAGCCCGACGGGATCCGCAGCAGGTTGGGCGGCAGGCCCTTGATCGCGAACAGCTCCTGGCCCTTCTGGTCCAGGCGCGGGATGGAGTCCAGCAGGCCCTTGGTGTACGGGTGCGCCGGGCGCTTGTAGAGCTCGTGCACCGGGGCGGTCTCCACGATCCGTCCGGCGTACATCACCGCGATCTTGTCGGCGACGTCCGCGACCACGCCCAGGTCGTGGGTGATCAGGATCAGGCCCATGTTGTACTCGCGCTGAAGCTCCGCGAGCAGGTCCATCACCTGGGCCTGGACGGTCACGTCCAGCGCGGTGGTCGGCTCGTCCGCGATGATCAGGTCCGGCTCCAGGGCCAGCGCCATCGCGATCATGATGCGCTGGCGCATACCGCCGGAGAACTGGTGCGGGTAGTCCCCCACCCGCTCCTTGGCGGCCGGGATGCGCACCCGGTCCATCAGCTCGATGGCCTTGGCCTTGGCCTCCTTCTTGGAGAGGCCCTGGTGGACCCGGAACATCTCGCCGAGCTGGTAGCCGACGGAGAGCACCGGGTTGAGCGAGGAGAGCGCGTCCTGGAAGATCATCGCGATCTTCTGGCCGCGCAGCTTGCGGCGCTCCTCGGCGGACATCTTGAGCATGTCCTGGCCGCGGAAGAGGATCTCGCCCTGCGGGATCTTCCCCGGCGGCATGTCCAGGATGCCCATGATGGCCTGCGCCGTCACCGACTTGCCGGAGCCGGACTCGCCGAGCACGGCGAGCGTCTCGCCCGAGTTGACGGAGTAGTTGACGCCGTTGACCGCCTTGGCGACCCCGTCACGGGTGTGGAACTCCACATGCAGGTCACGGACTTCGAGCAGCGGGGTGGCGTCGTCGTCCGCACCGCGCGGGGCGGGCACGGCGTCGGTCTTCTCGATCGTGGTCACGTACGCCTCCCTCAGCGCAGCTTGGGGTCGAGGGCGTCGCGCACCGCGTCGCCGAGCAGGATGAACGCCAGCACGGTCAGGCTCAGGAAGGTGGCGGGGACGAGCAGCACATGCGGGGCGTCGCGCAGGGTGTTCTGCGCGTCGGAGATGTCCACACCC
Coding sequences:
- a CDS encoding ABC transporter permease, with protein sequence MRRHVLRRLLQMIPVFLGSTFLIFFMVYALGDPVAALFGDRAPDPATAARIRAELHLDEPLWKQYLLYMGQIFRGDFGTAFNGDEVTALMALSFPVTLRLTLVAVFIELLVGISLGVLTGLRRGRALDSSVLLLTLVVVSVPTFVSGYVLQLLFGVEWGWVSPTVPPGAPLGELLLPGLVLALTSLAYTTRLTRTSIVENARADHVRTAVAKGLPRRRIITRHLLRTSLIPVVTFIGADIGALMGGAIVTERIFNIHGVGYQLYQGILRQNSPTVVGFVTILVLIFLLANLLVDLLYAVLDPRIRYA
- a CDS encoding glutamate--cysteine ligase; translated protein: MSERGYSAVIEDLPTIGVEEEFLLTDHATRAPVPCAPVVIKRARESLGDQVGDEFVPSMLETRTRPVATLGDLRRELLRLRAGVAAAAAEVGCRAVASGTPVVPPRGRPEVTDKDRYLRMVAEYGPLATGDQGLAVCGCHVHLGVADRDHAVRLGNHLRGWLPTLQSLAGNSPFYAGQDSGYASWRTMRWAQWPGSGPTPHLPDAAAYDALVDSLVDSGMLLDRTMVYWYARPSERFPTVELRVADVSAAPETVLLVAALARALAAVLLAEVRHGTPAPAIPDALLLAAHWRAARDGLGGAGVDLHSGRPRPAVELVDALVERAAPGLEAAGDLALVREVWGRLRATGDGATRQRAAFHRRGRLSDVVDEFALPA
- a CDS encoding dipeptide ABC transporter ATP-binding protein is translated as MAEPKKNDEAVAKESVEDAVSEVEVARTETVDEAVAAIEAPVERGEPILQVRNLVKHFPLTQGILFKKQVGAVKAVDGVSFDLYQGETLGIVGESGCGKSTVAKLLMTLERATAGEVFYKGQDITKLSGRALKAVRRNIQMVFQDPYTSLNPRMTVGDIIGEPFEIHSEVAPKGDRRRKVQELLEVVGLNPEYINRYPHQFSGGQRQRIGIARGLALNPEIIICDEPVSALDVSVQAQVINLMEKLQDEFNLSYIFIAHDLSIVRHISDRVGVMYLGKMAEIGTDAEIYDHPTHPYTQALLSAVPVPDPGSREGRERIILTGDVPSPANPPSGCRFRTRCWKAEDKCAKEVPVLAIPERFKGVDSLAAHASACHFAEEKDVVHA
- a CDS encoding ABC transporter substrate-binding protein; translated protein: MRGPARVPRAACVALTVLAAPAAAGCGGGVEADGIAPGVVRSSWGDPPNPLEPANTNEVQGGKVLDMIFRGLKSYDPKTGEARNMLAERIDTDDQRHYTVTLKRGWTFSNGEPVTARSFVDAWNYAALLDNRQRNAYFFEYIQGYEKVHPDHGAPTARTLSGLSVEDDRTFTVTLRQRFSTWPETLGYNAYAPLPRAFFDDHRAWLDKPIGNGPYQVASYDRGWAMRLRTWRGYPGPDKARNNGVDLRVYTDGNTAYTDLQAGNLDLVDDVPAAQLKNVRSDLDGRYVNQPAGILQTLAFPFYDKDWTGPGAVKVRTGISMAIDREQITRRIFARTRTPATDWTSPVLGPDGGYRAGLCGPACRYDPARARRLIEEGGGLPGGRMTITYNADTGSHREWVDAVCHSVNNALRRDRACVGNPVGTFADFRNRMAAKAMKGPFRAGWQMDYPLIQNFLQPLYYTDASSNDGHWSDREFDRLIDRANAESDPVLAVREFQRAEEVVRDQMAAIPLWYQNGSAGYSSRLRDVALNQFSVPVYHQIRVG
- a CDS encoding ABC transporter ATP-binding protein, producing the protein MTTIEKTDAVPAPRGADDDATPLLEVRDLHVEFHTRDGVAKAVNGVNYSVNSGETLAVLGESGSGKSVTAQAIMGILDMPPGKIPQGEILFRGQDMLKMSAEERRKLRGQKIAMIFQDALSSLNPVLSVGYQLGEMFRVHQGLSKKEAKAKAIELMDRVRIPAAKERVGDYPHQFSGGMRQRIMIAMALALEPDLIIADEPTTALDVTVQAQVMDLLAELQREYNMGLILITHDLGVVADVADKIAVMYAGRIVETAPVHELYKRPAHPYTKGLLDSIPRLDQKGQELFAIKGLPPNLLRIPSGCAFNPRCPQAQDICREEVPVLHQVTERDGAELPGRGSGCHFWKETIHG